GACATGGCCGACGACATCGCCGCGGTCATCCGGGCCCTGGGACTGGAGCAGGTCGATCTGCTCGGGTTCTCGATCGGCGGCTGGCAGGCCGAGGAAGTCGCACTGCGCCACCCGCAGTTGGTGCGCAAGCTCCTCCTGCTCGGTACTGGGCTCCGCGGCGGGGACCCGACGATGGATCCCAAGGTGCCCGAGGTGGCGACGAATCCGGTCCCCACGGTGGAGGACTTCCTCTTCCTGTTCTTCGGCCGCTCGCAAGCCGCCGTCGAAGCGGGCCGGGCTTTCTGGGAGCGCCGCCACCAGCGGGCCGACCAGGACCCGCCGAGCTCGCTCGACGTCGCACAGGCGCAGCTCGAAGCAGTCGCCGCCTACGCCGAACCTCTGCCCGGCGAGAACCCGTACGCCTACCTGAACGCGATCACCCAGCCGACGCTGGTCCTCAACGGCGAGAACGACGTGATGATCACCTCGATCAACTCCTGGCACCTCGCCCAGAACATCCCCGACGCCCAACTGCTGATCTACCCCGACGCCGGACACGGAGCGCACTTCCAGTACCCCCAGCGGTTCCTGCAACACACCCTTCAGTTCCTCGACGAGTAGACAGCTGCAAGGCGCCGCCCACTTGGTCGGTCACGGGGTGGGGGACGTGTCGGGCGGCGTCAGAGCTGCACCGACAACCGACCGCGTCATGCGGGGTGGACCGGGCCCCGACCGAGCCGTGACCGGCAGATCCGCCGAACGAACATGCGCGCCTGCCGACGCCCATTCCCGAACCACTACGAAGAGAACGGCAACATCCCATGAGTGAGCCCAGCACCATCCGCCTCGAGCGGACGACCCCGCAGATCGCCAAGATCACGTTCGCGAACCCGCCGGTGAACCTGGTGGTTCCCGAGACCGTCGTCAGGTTGCACGAGATCGTCGCAGGGTTCGAGAAGGACACCGACCTCCAGGTCGTCGTCTTCACCAGCGAGGTCCCCGACTACTTCTTCAACCACTTCGACGCCTCCCAGGCCGGCGGCATCCCCGCCCCCGAACACGAGGGCGACAACCCGGTCTGGACCGATATCGTTCTGCGGTTGAGCAAGGCCCCGTATGTCAGCATCGCCTCCATCCGCGGCCGCACCCGCGGCGCCGGCAACGAACTGGCCCTCGCCTGCGACCTGCGCTACGCCAGCCGTGAGAAGGCGTTCTTCTCGCAGCCCGAGGTCGGCCTCGGCCTCGTTCCCGGCGGAGGCGGGGCGGAGCGGCTCCCCCGTTCGATCGGCCGCGACCGGGCGCTCGAGGCCATCCTCGGCAGCGCCGACTACGACGCCGACCTGGCCGAGCGCTGGGGATGGGTCACCCGAGCCCTGCCCGACGCCGAACTCGACGCCTTCGTCGACGCGACGGCCGCCCGCCTCGCCTCCTTCGACCGGGAGGCCCTGGCGACCGCGAAGTCCCAGGTCAACCGGGCGACACTGCCGCCGGACGCCGATCTCGTCGCCTCCTTCGCCGCGTTCGGAAGCACCCTGACGCAGCCTGGGTTCCTCGCGCGTGCGGCCGGACTCGGCGCGTTCGTCGCCGAGAAGGGGCTCGACGTCGAGTACCGGCTCGGCGAGTACATCGGCCTGGTGAACGAGACGCCCTGATCCCCACCTCATCGGCAGCGACGTACTGCGCTTGCGGCGTTCGACCCCACAGGGAGAGTGACCTCGCTGCCGGGGGCGGCGCCGCTGCCTTGCGGATGCACGGGCCGTAGGGCTGCGAGGGGGCCAGTTCCGGGAGTCCCACCTCACAACCACATAGGTTGGAATTTCAAACCCACTCCCCTAGGGTGACGGCACCATCGTGAAAGGGAACCGTCATGACCGTTGCCGTCATCGTCGACGCAGTCCGCACCCCCATCGCCAAGGGCAAGCCGGGCGGCGCGTACTCCGAGATCCATCCGGTGGACCTGCACGCTCACGTGCTGCGCGCGCTGGTTGACCGCACCGGCATCGACCCCGCGCGGGTGGACGATGTCATCAGCGGTGCGGTCGGCCAGGTAGGGGAGCAGTCGGGCGACACCGCGCGATGGGCCCTGCTGGGGGCCGGCTTCCCGGAGTCGGTGCCCGGTGTGACCGTCGACCGTCAGTGCGGCAGCAGTCAGCAGGCCCTTCACTTCGCCGCCCAGGGCGTCATCGCGGGCGCGTACGACGTCGCGATCGCCTCCGGCGTGGAGTCGATGAGCCGGATCCCCATCGGCTCCCAGTTCGCGGGCAAGGACTTCTTCGGCCCCCAAGTGAACGCCCGCTACGACGGCGGCCTGGTGCCGCAGGGCATCAGTGCCGAGCTCATCGCCCACCGCTGGGAGCTTTCGCGCCAGCAGCTCGACGAGTTCTCCGCCCAGTCACACCAGCGCGCCGCGAAGGCTTGGAAGGACGGCCTGTTCGACGGCCAGGTCAGTCACGTCAACGGCCTCGACACGGACGAGACGATCCGGCCCTCGACCACCGTCGAGACGCTGTCCGGCC
This genomic stretch from Streptomyces deccanensis harbors:
- a CDS encoding alpha/beta fold hydrolase, giving the protein MSDTHVTAPTQYVEVDGDRFAYRRWGKPSGVPILLVQHLRGGMDHWDPLLTDGLAESREVILFNGRGIASSSGTPRNRMEDMADDIAAVIRALGLEQVDLLGFSIGGWQAEEVALRHPQLVRKLLLLGTGLRGGDPTMDPKVPEVATNPVPTVEDFLFLFFGRSQAAVEAGRAFWERRHQRADQDPPSSLDVAQAQLEAVAAYAEPLPGENPYAYLNAITQPTLVLNGENDVMITSINSWHLAQNIPDAQLLIYPDAGHGAHFQYPQRFLQHTLQFLDE
- a CDS encoding enoyl-CoA hydratase/isomerase family protein, whose translation is MSEPSTIRLERTTPQIAKITFANPPVNLVVPETVVRLHEIVAGFEKDTDLQVVVFTSEVPDYFFNHFDASQAGGIPAPEHEGDNPVWTDIVLRLSKAPYVSIASIRGRTRGAGNELALACDLRYASREKAFFSQPEVGLGLVPGGGGAERLPRSIGRDRALEAILGSADYDADLAERWGWVTRALPDAELDAFVDATAARLASFDREALATAKSQVNRATLPPDADLVASFAAFGSTLTQPGFLARAAGLGAFVAEKGLDVEYRLGEYIGLVNETP
- a CDS encoding thiolase family protein; translation: MTVAVIVDAVRTPIAKGKPGGAYSEIHPVDLHAHVLRALVDRTGIDPARVDDVISGAVGQVGEQSGDTARWALLGAGFPESVPGVTVDRQCGSSQQALHFAAQGVIAGAYDVAIASGVESMSRIPIGSQFAGKDFFGPQVNARYDGGLVPQGISAELIAHRWELSRQQLDEFSAQSHQRAAKAWKDGLFDGQVSHVNGLDTDETIRPSTTVETLSGLRLAFRNEHWEQRFPHLDWRVTAGNSSPVNDGSAALLVTSEEAAAQLGLRPRARIHSVAVVGDDPIFMLTGIIPATRKVLARAGLSIDDIDAFEVNEAFASVVLAWQKETGADLSKVNIDGGAIAIGHPLGASGARLMTSLLNVLERRGGRYGLQVMCEAGGQANATIIERI